From the Astyanax mexicanus isolate ESR-SI-001 chromosome 12, AstMex3_surface, whole genome shotgun sequence genome, the window TCTGAAAATAATACAATTACCGCTGTAAGTACCGCTGTGCCGGTGGGGGCGCTGTGACGTTTGTGGGTAGCTGTAGACCACTGTGCTGTATAAAGACCCGCCCAGCCGGACGTGAGTTCAGTGTGAGTGTGAGCGGCTGTGTGCGAGAGTGATCTGGGTGAATGTGCGTGTGTATGGTTGTGTGAAAGCTGTGTGaaagcatgtgtgtgagtgtttaaaaTCTACACCGTGATCTTATTTGATCTGGGCAGAGTTGAGCCCTGCTCTGACTCGGAGGTGATAGGAAGCCGGTCGCTAGCCCGCTGTGGCGTTGAGCGCTCTCCGGCCCAAAGCTTCAGGGCGCCCGCAGTAGAGCCTGTGGGTAGAGATGATGAATTGATCAGATATACTAGTGCTGCCGGGATCTGGGGTTTATCTCCAGTCTTCCCTGAGCGCACAGTGAGTATAGAGGCGATTCTGATCTTCACCAAGACTTCTACCGGCGGCCGGCTGCTCCTGAAGCTTCCTGAGACTTTTTGGCTGAGATTATTATGGGACTtactgtagctagctagcttgttagCCTGttggctagctaatgctagctaaacGAGTGCAGTGTTGCCTGGgtagttagctagccagctaacgaCGCTTTGTTAACTTATTTAATTGTTTTCTGTTGTGGTGTAAAGTTAAGCCACTTAAATAGCTAGTGTTTAAATAGTTTTTCTTTAGTATTTTCAAGTTTCAGTGTGGTCGCAGTTGGTTATCTAGCTAAATTTTGAATCGCTGTTTATTGTTAGTCGGATAGCTAGCAGTTAGCTCAGCTAGTTACGCTAGGTAGCTTAGCTAGATCTCGCTTTTaatttttccttctaatttttaTCCTGGGCAAGCAAGTGAGGCGGATTTTTTCTATATTGGTTGCTAGGTTAGCTGTTTAGCTATcagatattttaattaaatttgtaCATTGAAACTGTATCAGCCAATAAGGTTACAACAGTAGGGCTATTTATAATTACTTTGGCATTAACAAATAAGCCTTTTTCCGATTAGTCAAAGACTGTTTTTAAAGTACGTTTTAATTCTCCTGCTTATATCTGTACACGTGAATCTCAGAAGTAGTACAGACTGTGCCTTAGCATAAATTCCCATaggaaattaatatttaaatttaagcTTAGTAGTAGCACAATTTGTGTTTGAACTAGACATGTATacagagacccagacttgagaaagtacaaaagtacaagcTCTAAATTGAGGTGAAAATGAATACAAAAGTATTAATTTTGTATATATAattctgtacttaagtattgaaaGTAGTTTACTATAcaatttactactactactgtaatTTTGCTActaaatactgtaatactgtaattttactACTGAAAGTAAAATTACAGTACTGTGGAATGTAATTATTACAGAAAGTAGTAAGAAGTTCTCAGTGAAAGGCAGAATGGGTGCAGTGAGGTATTATAAGATGAgtttgatctcttgattcactgtGATGAGCTTTATCAAAATCAATGACCCGGCTAGTAGCCAACTGATGTTATAGCGTCTACACTTCAaatataactagctaactagcttttgAGGTGTTGGCTTAATAAAAACTCTGAATCTGATTAAAGACTTTAAATAAACCAGTAAACAGTAAATCCATATTTTGTATGTGCCGTTTATTTTGAGTTCAGAAATTGCAGGTTGTAGTCAGATTTGATTTTAAACATATGTAGTAGCTATATGGCAGTGTTTGTCCCTGATAACCGAGAAGGGTAAAGCTGCAGCCTCGGTGACTGCGGTTTTAGAACCCCACAGTATTAGGACCCTATGTTTTCGCGACACTGCCACCTAAAACAAAGTGGTCTTGGACACGGTGGATTACAGTCGGAATGTGAATCAAATTGTGACCtacatttaatgtattaaaatattcagaTGTTTTGAATTGGATATCAATGTAATCTACACATATTGTGACTGTATATCTAACGTTAGCCTAAAAGGCATTACAATCACCTAACATTACTTGTTAGTCTAGGATAGCTTGCTTTAAAACATCTATTAGCCTGTAAGTTATGTTTTTAATGAAAGCATAGCGCGATATGGTTATTAGTTCTGCCTAGCACATAGATTGAAATATAAAAGATGACAAAGAATATGTTCACTACGTTTCAGTACATTAAATCAGAGTAACGTTAGCCTAATGTCTTTGGTGTAACGTTAATTACTTATTTAATCAATACTGATGTACCATATAAGTCATTTGTAAAAGTATTTGTATTATCCTGTCTGCTTTTCAAGATGCATATAACTAATTAGGTTATGTTTGCACCATCttcaatataaaagctgcatgtatcTATCTAATATTTTgatgaaataaacattaaaaagtgtaagtagtcagctgaattggtaatatttgggtgaaataagcctttaaatttGTAAGTAGTTAGCTAAAGTGATACTATTTAACGTGTAGTAAGTCGTTCATTTCGCTAGGTGGCAGTGTCGCGAAAAcatagggtcctagaactgcggTCCTGAAACTGCGGggtcctaaaactgcagtctccgGGGCTGCAGCTATATACTATTGTGATAATCTGCTCTGTTACTTCTGTAGCTTTAGTTTCTCATGCTGAGTAAAAGCCACCGTCGTGTTTTCTGGAGTAGCCTCGGTTTGTAGCCGCTTTGTGGGGAGACTCTGGAAGTAAGAGCAGATTATTAAAGTGTGTTTGTTAAAGTTGTGTAAAATGCTCGGTTGAATCTGTTTCTCACCTATCGAGCCCTCAATGCTGAATATTGAAGCCTTCTGAGGATTTACCCAAACTCTCAAAGGCTCCTTCTCTGGTTCATCTGATTCATTGTGTTTTCCCCTAAAATAAAACCCACATTAATAAAGTACACATGCTTAATCACGCAAACGGTTTATCTTCTACTTCTTTAAGATGCCACAATTATTTAAATGGTAAGCCTTTTTAGCCTGAAATCACACCAGCGATCCGTACTCAGTTTCTTACTGGGAAAAGCGCCTACGGATCTCTCCTTTTAAAGATCAACTATGAGCTTTTCAATTGGGAATTATGAAAGATCTTCAGATCTCTGAAGTCGATCTGACTAGATATACTATCTGGGCTGCGTTTTGTTAGTGTAATTTTGATTACACATATTTAGATTTACATGCTATTTCACTGACTCTTAtttgtaattacattttaaaacagaaactCTTACAAGGAAAAGATCCAGTTATCAATAATAATATGACTgataaaaccttaattctaaagtgcacatatttgcaatgcATTACTTATAGAAGAGGAGAATGTATATTGAATTAGCATTGCTAATTGTAACAATTAATTTATAGATATGTACAACTGGACTTTTTACTAGTCAATTACAATGAAGATATCTGaaattattagtaaaaaaaaataaggagttTTTACTAGTATAAATGAAATTGTAGAATAAAATTCTGTGTATATCACTTAAAGCTACATTAGGTATATAATGTCCTATAATATAACTAGTTGGTATTAATTCACGACTTTGCAGATTAGATATTATTAATAGCAAATATTCTATAGCTAATATCTGGAAAGATGTgcctaaaacaatataaaaatattttagggtatttttgcaattatgatattcttggcaatgtgacagaatttatttaaattcatttacttaaaaataatatactttgaaatattttttagtataaatgttaacagttttatacattcaatagaaacaaaaaaatacaattgtttgtctgattttgtataaaaaataatgtagCAAAGATAAAGAAATATAAGATAAAGCAAACACTGCTTTCAAAATACcatgattttgttttaaatatattattgtgtACCAAAACAAGTTCTGTGgctaaaataaacttgttttttttaagctattttttaTTTGGTCAGCCTTGCTCCTCCACTCACCTACGGTCCATCAGCGTCTCTCTCTGGAGCACAGTCTGGTTCTTGTTTAGGAGAAGGTCTGCATGGTTATCATAGACAGACCTCAGATGAAGGTCCAGGCTGTCTTTTGGTGCCTTGGTGATACAAAACATAAGTTGTTAAAGCTCATAATTGTTGTTGCAGATgtacttatataatattaatgtatacATGTTACTTTTCCAAAAGCTAGCTATCTAGATCCTCTTACAAACTCGTCATGATGGAGGACACTTCGCCTCATGCTGGAGAAGGTTGCTGTATCGTTTAGACGACTCCAGGGTTCATCATTCTGTGCAAGGTGGGTGGGCTTTTTAAAAGGTGGTTTCTGTGGAtggtcaaaaaataaaacaaaagtcaTTAACAGGATGCTGTGCCTTTTAGCATCTCATAACTttcaaataaatgatttaatattttcctATGTATCAAATTTTTCATACTAATAAATGTCATGAATACATgacaattttaataataattgccATGTGATGAAAAATTTACCTGAAGCTGCATACATTTAGAATGgttcattgttttctttttttgttaatctttttctgtttcaaagattatttttgattttctaaaacatattttaattactgtgatataATTAAAAGTTATAGTAGACAGCTTGAGCTTAGCTTACTATAGAGAcagtatgagaaatattaagtaaaattaatattgttgattGGTGAACATGCAGCAAATGCCATCAATCCattgaaaataaaacaatgtaaaggaTACAAAACCCTCTTtctctgtagtaaaaaaaaatacaatctgaAAACTATAGGAGCTATGGAGACTTCTACATGACATTTGGAGAAGCTACCTGTTCACTCtccactccacttaataattcatatcagtaacaggaatctaTCCCAattttgcatgtttgaaaatCTAGACAACCGTAACAAAGTGGAAGGTTTTGAGTACATGGAATGTTTGATTTATATTCaggaaaatttattttaaaatgaagtgcattttggcatttttattcattttattttaatagttgctcattttcttattttaaataatgcagTTAGTATTTTTAGTAgcatttcttatcaaacatgaaacctctatatgtaatgcttgaatagaaatcctcaagttTTAGGTGTATAATATCAAGCATAGAATTGCCAAAAGTGCATGTCTATGTTAAAAAGACAGAGTTCATTCATAAGATGAATTTTACAGTTTGATTAGATGTTTTATGAAAATAGATCAATTAATAATTGAAATgcctaattaataataaagttcCAAAAGAGTTAAAATGATTCAAAAATCATATTCAAAACTTTAAGACAACAGAAGTTGTTATTTAGTTAACTACCTAGTTAATCTAGGTTActtaggttaggttagtttaAAGAATCATTCTGCTTAACCAgacagcactgcagacatggcaaGAAACACCCTTACATCAGATAAAACtgtagaaaatgtagaaaaagtaTTTTAGGGTGAATATTGATGTTCATCTCTATGTATAATAGTGTGTTAATTTAAAGTACATCTTGAGAAATTGTTAAACACAGTAAGTTATTTGTAACCTATGAAATGTAGGTTAAACAGCTAAGGGAACAGAAGGCAGGTTATATTGTTATTAACTCTAATAAAGCAGTGAACAGCGCGTTTACCTGACTCTCTTTAATCCCTGTGAAGTTAAGGTCATTCTCGTATCTGGGGAATTGGTACGGGTCTCTGTTTCCTGGCATGTTTAATATGAAATCTTCCTCAGCACTGTGTGGGAATGTTTACTCCTCAGGGATCTGCTGAGTTGTGCGAATCGCTGTTGCTAAGAAACCGGAAGGCCAGACGCTGAGGGGCGCAGCGGCGGCGAGCAGGCGGGAGGGGGCGCTGTGCTGTCAGGCCTAATGTAAATCATGCACCAATGCAGCGTCACCATTACCAGCAGAGCAGAGCTCTAAAAGAGCCTCCTGCCTTAATTTACCCTATACATTTTGTTTCCCCAATAAAACCATGGAAGTGcatttgaaaataaaatacatttgaataaaaaagtctccacctgtatTTAAGTAAgtgaatgatgtggggttgatgctgcagttggtcagcaggtctaggttcagcaacagtatgtgctgaaagaatgatgtcagctgactacctgaatataatgaatatagaccagattattttatcaatgcattttttcttcccttatggcatgggcatattccaagatcaggattcatggggctggaattgtgaaagagttcagggttcagggagcatgagatcctCATTTTCACtctggattgagagagttcaccacagagcccagaccttaacctcattgagaatgttTGAGATGTGCTGgtgaaggctttgtgcagcggtcagattCTATCATCATCAatgtaagatcttggtgaaaaatgaactcaacactggattgaaataaatcttgtgacatttcaGGAGCTTATCAAAACAGTCCAACATAATATTAGTTAgtatgttaactttttttttttgaggcaacaacttttttttttgctaggctGTGTATATCCTATGAATGAGAGAAttgcaaaattaaaaatatatagatgttGAATGCTATTTTTGTCAATGAGAAAGTGAATCagtatctcattttttttttttaagttccatTGTATCTGAATTCTGGTGAGACTTTTCATCTTTCTATATGGGGAAAAAACAACATCTCCTTTAATTTGAACTTTGGTgatataacatgtttttttaatatactgacCTAGATGTGGAGTACATActttatttacaaatgtaaatatttgacTTCAGTAAGAAGATTTGATATTTTTCTAATGGACTTACCCACACTTACTATTACTAAgaagaataaatatttaaaaagtgtttttttccttttcttactAATGACTATGTTCATGCTGTCTTCTATTGTGATCTCTATGTGTcaatttgaaataataaaaaaaacataaatataacacctattttaaatatacttatccAGATGTGGAGAATGTAGACTGTAAATGTtatgattttattaaataaatactatatatattaccttttattacatttattacattaatacCACAGTTTGATATGTTTCTAATGCCTTAGTATTGAAGCCTTTATTACAATATTgtgaattaataatttattattgttttctaaGTTCTTTAAACCCTCACTGATTTATTGTCAACTATATGTGCTTTTCTTggtcttttttatattaaaaaaactatgaaaaaaacatagaAGAGTCTGCACCATAGACTCCACTTAATTAAAAATGTGGAAATATTAttttcagaaaaagaaagaattgtCCACTTATTTTAGC encodes:
- the cfap276 gene encoding protein CFAP276 encodes the protein MPGNRDPYQFPRYENDLNFTGIKESQKPPFKKPTHLAQNDEPWSRLNDTATFSSMRRSVLHHDEFAPKDSLDLHLRSVYDNHADLLLNKNQTVLQRETLMDRRGKHNESDEPEKEPLRVWVNPQKASIFSIEGSIESPHKAATNRGYSRKHDGGFYSA